AGCCACATTTTAACCGGCTACGCCACTACAAATGGGATAAACGTAAATGAGTGAATGCCGTTTTGTACATTACCAAAACAGGTTGCCAATGGCGTATGCTGCCCAATGATTTTCCACCTTATCCGACCGTATGGAGTTTCTATCGCAGAGCCAACCAATCAGGCTTATGGGATAGGATTCTTTTGGCATTGGTTCAAAAAAACGTTTAATCCATCAAAAACAAGCGATGCCGACTTATGCCATTATTGATTCGCAAAGTGTCAAAACAGCTTCCGGCGCACATGATAAAGGTTTTGACGGAGGTAAAAAAATCAAAGGCCGTAAGCGACATATAGCTGTTGATACGTTGGGTAACCTATTGTCTGTTGT
This genomic interval from Neisseria flavescens contains the following:
- a CDS encoding transposase — protein: MNAVLYITKTGCQWRMLPNDFPPYPTVWSFYRRANQSGLWDRILLALVQKNV